The following proteins are encoded in a genomic region of Garra rufa unplaced genomic scaffold, GarRuf1.0 hap1_unplaced_002, whole genome shotgun sequence:
- the LOC141305345 gene encoding uncharacterized protein, translating to MESEVLDEMQDEDQYFITGRESISCSQTENTSSKTHFTCQYCGKSFSQHGNLIVHLRIHTGEKPFTCQQCGKHFSEHGNLKVHMRIHTGEKPFTCQECGKSFTKKAALKSHMNVHTGEKPFTCPLCGKHFSQQGSINRHMRTHTGEKPYLCKLCGIGFTTKPNLEYHMNIHTAPSLSFICHQCGMSFSDSDHFKNHVTSHTGEKPFMCNHCGKTCSNKTNLNLHMRIHTGEKDYICPYCGKTFRFRGNLRAHMRVHSEEKPFSCLSCGKSFTLKGNLTAHMRLHTGDRPSAT from the exons ATGGAGAGTGAAGTACTAGATGAAATGCAAGATGAAGATCAGTATTTTATAACTGGACGAGAATCAATTAGTTGCTCTCAGACAGAAAATACTTCAAGTAAAACTCATTTCACCTGCCagtattgtggaaagagtttcagtcaacatgGAAACCTTATAGTCCacttgaggattcacactggagagaagccttttacctgccaacagtgtggaaaacatttcagtgaacatggaaatcttaaagtccacatgaggattcacactggagagaagcctttcacctgccaagagTGTGGAAAATCTTTCACTAAAAAAGCAGCCCTCAAAAGCCACATGAACGTCCACACAGGTGAAAAGCCCTTCACATGCCCTctgtgtggaaaacatttcagtcaacaaggaagcattaacaggcacatgagaactcacactggagagaagccgtacctTTGCAAACTTTGTGGAATAGGTTTTACAACCAAACCAAACCTTGAGTATCACATGAacattcacactg CTCCCTCTCTCAGTTTTATAtgccatcagtgtggaatgagtttctCAGACAGTGATCATTTTAAAAATCATGTAAcatctcacactggagagaagccgttcatgTGCAATCACTGTGGAAAAACTTGCTCAAACAAGACAAACCTAAAtctacacatgagaattcatactggagagaaggatTATATCTGCCCTTATTGTGGAAAGACTTTCAGATTTAGAGGAAACCTTCGggctcacatgagagttcacagtgaagaaaaaccttttagttgcctttcatgtggaaagagtttcacacttAAAGGAAACCTTACCGCTCACATGAGGCTTCACACTGGAGACAGACCTTCTGCAACATAA